ACAACAATGTTTTGGTCACTTTCAACAACCAAAGAGTAGGGAACTTCTTTTGGAATAACAAGATTCCCTATAAGCTCTGATTTGTTTAGCCATGCATGAATTGTTCTTTTTGCCTTGACAACAAAATAATCACTTTCAATTGGGTCTCTGTCTTCAAAAAAAACTGTGAGTTTCACCTTTGCATCAACATCTCCAGTATTCACTATACACAAACATTCATGTCCAGGGATTGACATTGAACCCTCAGATGGAATATATCCATCAGGGATTACCCATACCTTCTTACCCAAGGCTTTCATTTACAAAACCTCCCAAACATTTTTATTTTTGAATATTTAAAAACAAATAATCAAACGCATCTTTTTGCATGTATGAATTAAATTGATGAGGATTTGGATAAAATTTGTACGAAAAATTGTGTCTACAGCCTGCTCTGCTATAATACTCTTCAATCTTGGCTACTGCACTCTTCATTGCATCAACTGGAAATAGAGAATCTTCGCTACACTGCATCACAAAAAGTTTTCTTGGAAGGATAAGCCCGGCTATATCTGGCAAGTCTAAAAAGCGCGTAAAGCTGGGGATATGTACCATGAAT
This Caldicellulosiruptor changbaiensis DNA region includes the following protein-coding sequences:
- a CDS encoding sensory rhodopsin transducer gives rise to the protein MKALGKKVWVIPDGYIPSEGSMSIPGHECLCIVNTGDVDAKVKLTVFFEDRDPIESDYFVVKAKRTIHAWLNKSELIGNLVIPKEVPYSLVVESDQNIVVQMSRLDTRLGNMALLSVIGFPLE